A genomic segment from Myxocyprinus asiaticus isolate MX2 ecotype Aquarium Trade chromosome 36, UBuf_Myxa_2, whole genome shotgun sequence encodes:
- the LOC127427037 gene encoding aquaporin-8-like, whose product MTSSKSELFTVASGDGGDSLQGQPKRVSFFEHYIQPCLAEILGSTLFMFVGCVSVMGNVGISGSIQPALAHGLALAIAIAILGEISGGHFNPAVSVCVYLIGGMELILLVPYVLSQMLGGLIAAGLAKAVTTSIAYGNASGAAFNAVQSTDGIGSATVAEMIMTLFLTMVVSMGAINGRTRSHLAPFCIGLTVTANILAGGGISGACMNPARAFGPALVSGYWAHHWIYWVGPLTGALVTVSFVRLIMGDKKIRVVFK is encoded by the exons ATGACATCGTCAAAGTCAGAGCTCTTTACTGTGGCCTCTGGCGATGGAGGGGACAGTCTTCAAGGTCAGCCCAAGAGGGTGTCCTTCTTTGAGCACTACATTCAGCCATGCCTGGCGGAGATTCTCGGCTCCACTCTCTTCATGTTTGTGGGCTGTGTGTCAGTCATGGGCAACGTTGGCATCAGTGGGAGCATCCAGCCTGCCCTGGCACATGGACTAGCACTGGCTATAGCAATTGCAATTTTGGGGGAAATCAG TGGCGGTCACTTTAATCcagctgtgtctgtgtgtgtttacctCATTGGAGGAATGGAATTAATTCTCCTTGTGCCATACGTGCTCTCACAAATGTTAGGTGGACTGATTGCCGCTGGACTTGCCAAA GCTGTCACTACAAGCATAGCATATGGAAATGCATCTGGAGCAGCATTCAATGCAGTTCAGTCCACTGATGGCATTGGCTCTGCAACTGTGGCAGAGATGATCATGACACTCTTCTTGACCATGGTTGTCAGCATGGGTGCTATAAATGGAAGGACCCGAAGTCATCTTGCTCCTTTCTGCATTGGACTTACTGTGACTGCAAATATCTTGGCTGG GGGTGGAATCTCTGGAGCATGTATGAATCCAGCACGGGCATTTGGGCCAGCGTTGGTGTCTGGTTACTGGGCCCACCACTGGATATATTGGGTGGGACCTTTGACTGGGGCTCTGGTCACTGTCAGCTTTGTGAG GTTGATAATGGGAGACAAGAAGATCcgtgttgtttttaaatga